Proteins encoded in a region of the Melospiza georgiana isolate bMelGeo1 chromosome 2, bMelGeo1.pri, whole genome shotgun sequence genome:
- the TNFSF13B gene encoding tumor necrosis factor ligand superfamily member 13B, translating into MKSVDCVHVIQQKDTASPPSAPPGAVSGTTGLFPVTFLWLAMLLSSCLAAVSLYHVIILKTELEALRSELIYSIQARSPLDQPLVSPEANKAGSPVSSFLQVSAAGSRQESRLAGAGAAESFQKEIWNGSRNRGRRSADKTEEKVLQACLQLIADSKSDIQQKDDSSIVPWLLSFKRGTALEEQGNKIVIKETGYFFIYGQVLYTDTTFAMGHLIQRKKAHVFGDDLSLVTLFRCIQNMPQSYPNNSCYTAGIAKLEEGDELQLTIPRRRAKISLDGDGTFFGAVRLL; encoded by the exons ATGAAATCCGTGGACTGTGTGCACGTCATCCAACAGAAGGATACCgcctcccctccctctgcccccccTGGTGCTGTTTCAGGCACCACGGGACTTTTTCCTGTCACATTCCTGTGGCTTGCAATGCTCCTGTCCTCTTGTCTTGCAGCAGTGTCTCTTTACCATGTTATCATCCTGAAAACAGAACTAGAAGCTCTGCGCAGCGAGCTGATCTACAGCATCCAGGCAAGGTCTCCGCTAGACCAACCACTCGTGTCCCCCGAAGCAAACAAAGCAGGTAGCCCTGTTTCTTCCTTCCTGCAAGTGTCTGCAGCTGGCTCCAGGCAG GAGAGCAGGCTTGCTGGTGCTGGCGCAGCTGAGAGCTTCCAAAAGGAAATCTGGAACGGGAGTAGAAACAGGGGCAGGCGGTCTGCTGACAAGACAGAGGAAAAAG tgctgcaggccTGCTTGCAACTGATTGCTGACAGCAAAAGTGATATCCAACAGAAAG aTGATTCAAGCATTGTCCCTTGGCTCCTGAGCTTTAAACGTGGAACAGCCCTCGAagaacaaggaaataaaatagtCATCAAAGAAACAGGTTATTTTTTCATATATGGCCAG GTTTTATATACAGATACAACATTTGCTATGGGACACCTAATACAGAGGAAGAAGGCTCATGTGTTTGGTGATGATCTCAGCCTGGTGACATTGTTTCGCTGCATCCAAAATATGCCACAGTCTTATCCAAATAATTCTTGCTACACTGCTG GCATTGCAAAATTAGAAGAAGGAGATGAACTTCAACTTACAATACCACGGAGAAGGGCTAAAATATCCTTGGATGGAGATGGTACTTTTTTTGGTGCAGTAAGACTCCTCTGA
- the ABHD13 gene encoding protein ABHD13: MEKSWMLWTFVKRWLLALASWSWSLCRICLLPLIVTFHLYGGIILLILIFVSIAGILYKFQDVLLYFPEQPSSSRLYVPMPTGIPHENIFIKTKDGVLLNLILLRYTGDNAAYSPTIIYFHGNAGNIGHRLPNALLMLVNLKVNLILVDYRGYGKSEGEASEEGLYLDSEAVLDYVMTRSDLDKTKIFLFGRSLGGAVAIHLASENAHRISAIVVENTFLSIPYMASTLFSFFPMRYLPLWCYKNKFLSYRKISQCRMPSLFISGLSDQLIPPVMMKQLYELSPARTKRLAIFPDGTHNDTWQCQGYFTALEQFIKEVIKSHSPEEMAKTSSNVTII; the protein is encoded by the coding sequence ATGGAAAAATCATGGATGCTTTGGACCTTTGTCAAAAGATGGCTACTAGCTTTGGCTTCCTGGTCTTGGAGTCTCTGCCGTATTTGTCTTTTGCCCTTGATAGTGACTTTTCACTTGTACGGAGGCATTATACTCCTTATATTAATATTTGTATCAATAGCAGGTATATTATATAAATTCCAGGATGTCCTGCTTTACTTTCCTGAACAGCCCTCTTCATCTCGCCTTTATGTTCCTATGCCTACTGGTATACCACACGAAAACATCTTCATCAAGACCAAAGATGGAGTTCTTCTCAATCTTATTCTGCTGAGATACACAGGGGACAATGCAGCGTATTCTCCAACCATCATTTACTTTCACGGGAATGCAGGCAACATTGGCCACAGGTTGCCAAATGCTCTGTTGATGCTGGTAAACCTGAAAGTAAACTTAATTCTGGTTGATTATAGAGGGTATGGCAAAAGCGAAGGAGAAGCAAGCGAAGAAGGCTTGTACTTAGATTCTGAGGCTGTCTTAGACTATGTGATGACTCGGTCTGATCTtgataaaacaaaaatttttctttttggccGTTCCTTGGGGGGAGCAGTAGCTATTCACTTAGCTTCTGAAAATGCCCATAGGATTTCTGCCATCGTGGTGGAGAACACCTTTCTTAGCATCCCATACATGGCCAGCACtttgttctctttctttccGATGAGGTATCTTCCGCTGTGGtgctacaaaaataaatttctgtcCTACAGAAAAATCTCTCAGTGCAGAATGCCTTCACTCTTCATCTCTGGGTTGTCTGACCAGTTAATTCCACCAGTTATGATGAAACAACTTTATGAATTATCCCCAGCTCGGACTAAGAGATTGGCGATATTTCCTGATGGAACTCACAATGACacttggcagtgccagggttATTTCACTGCACTTGAACAGTTCATCAAAGAAGTAATAAAGAGTCACTCCCCTGAAGAAATGGCGAAAACGTCATCTAATGTAACAATAATATAA